The following coding sequences are from one Xiphias gladius isolate SHS-SW01 ecotype Sanya breed wild chromosome 14, ASM1685928v1, whole genome shotgun sequence window:
- the LOC120799148 gene encoding proenkephalin-A-like: MAAPTHSSCMWMLVLGACVSLVVGTDCGKECALCVYRLLGQQSGFSSLTCTLECDGGLDSQKLHLCRDLLLEEENHNLLDADPHQQPEHEAAGAMVADNEDATSPEHQLAKKYGGFMKRYGGFMSRRSFSPEEALEDPGNQDEEENVRLEILKILNAAVEHGSEGDGQGGEAMKRYGGFMRRAEGGVAQRNLLEAVLGRGLKKRYGGFMRRVGRPEWLVDSSKSGGALKRAWENSSELQKRYGGFMD, translated from the exons ATGGCAGCacccacacacagcagctgcatgTGGATGTTGGTTTTGGGCGCGTGTGTGTCACTGGTGGTTGGAACCGACTGTGGGAAGGagtgtgcactgtgtgtgtaccGTCTGCTGGGACAGCAGTCCGGTTTCTCCTCTCTG acatgTACACTTGAGTGTGATGGTGGGTTGGACAGCCAGAAGCTCCACCTGTGCCGGGACTTACTGTTGGAGGAGGAAAACCACAATCTTCTGGATGCTGATCCCCATCAACAGCCGGAACACGAAGCAGCAGGTGCCATGGTTGCTGACAATGAGGATGCGACATCACCAGAACACCAGCTGGCCAAGAAGTATGGCGGCTTCATGAAGCGCTATGGTGGTTTTATGTCTCGCCGCTCCTTCTCTCCAGAGGAGGCACTAGAGGATCCTGGAAACcaggatgaagaagaaaatgttcGCCTGGAGATCCTAAAGATCCTTAATGCAGCGGTCGAGCATGGCAGTGAGGGGGATGGTCAGGGAGGCGAGGCAATGAAGAGGTACGGAGGCTTCATGCGTCGGGCTGAAGGAGGGGTGGCGCAGAGAAACCTGCTGGAGGCGGTGTTAGGCCGTGGGCTCAAAAAGCGCTATGGAGGGTTCATGAGGCGCGTGGGCAGGCCTGAGTGGCTGGTGGACAGCAGCAAGAGTGGGGGGGCGTTGAAACGGGCTTGGGAGAACAGCAGCGAGCTACAGAAGAGGTACGGGGGGTTCATGGACTAG